The Capsicum annuum cultivar UCD-10X-F1 chromosome 1, UCD10Xv1.1, whole genome shotgun sequence sequence CCAGCTCCAAATGGAATAAATTCagaattttggcccttgaaatcAATACTGCTACTCAAGAATCTCTCAGGTATAAATTCTTCCGGATTGCCCCATATTTCAGGATCTCTTGCCATTGCCCATGAGTTAACAAAAACTATAGTTTTTGGTTGAATTTCATACCCTTCTAGTGTAGATTTTTTCATTGATTCTCTAGGCATTAGGAGTGGAACTGGCGGATATAATCTAAGGGTTTCTTTTATCACTGCTTTGAGATAAGCCATGTTTTGAATATCATCTTCATTTACAATGCCTTTGTTCCCAACTAATTTTCTAATTTCTTTTCGAACTCTCTTCATGATTTTTGGATTCTTAATCAAGTTTGTCATTGCCCAAACCACTGTAACTGCGCTAGTTTCTGTTCCAGCAAAAAATACATCCTacaaaatagttaaattaagaggaaaatgaaaGAGTGCATCAAATTATGAGAAGTTCCTAAAGTAATAGCTAGATAAGGTAGTTGTGTATGCAAAGTAATAACTTGTGCACTGATAACATAAAGTTAGTTATTTACAACGTCTACATATAGTAAGCCTAATCCGGTAATATATTTGGAAAAATTAAGAGGGCAGGCCGGTGTGCACTAAGTTCCCGCTATGTGCAGGGTCCTGGAAGGGTCCGATCACAAAGATCTATTGTACACAGACTCATCTTACATTTCTGCAAAGGGttattttcaaggcttgaactcgtgacctcccaatcacatgacagcaactttactgGTCAGTTACTTCAAGGCTCCGCTCCAGATTATGTATACTGACATGAGTTAACATAGTTTAACCTGTAATATCCTGCTTTTACAATGGTGTAAGAAAAATGGATATACTAATATTGTCTTAGAATGAGATTCCTTTTAATTGCTAGCATGCTCCAAATATAAGCCTGAACACCATGGCATGTTTATGTCGTCCCTACATAgaacttaaaatctagaaaataaagtaaacaatttGCTAGTATTAACTAATTAAATCAACtaattgtataaaaattatttacactATCGATCaatgtatataaattaattttttttttccctgTATAGGCATATATAATTAATCACTTACCGTGAGAATTCCTTTTATGTTGTCCAAAGTGAGATCAAATGGAGTTGATTGCTCTTTTCTTAATTGGAGCAAAAGATCAACGATATCTCCTTCCATGGATTTTGGTCTATTGGGATTGTGATGCAGGTCAATTAGTTCTTGATAAAACTCATCTAAAATCTTAAATTTCTTCTCAAGTTTACTAATATTTCCAAATAATTTATCAATCCAaccaaataaaggaaaataatcaGAGACAAAGAACTCTACCGCCATCTCTTGTGACAAAGCTAAAATTTCATTAAATCTCCTCTTTTCATGTGCTTCTTCATCAAACCTAATACCAAAAGCAACTCTACTAATAATTGTACTTGTTAGCGAACTCACTGTATTGCTCAAATTTGTCGTTTGTAAAGCGGCTGCTTGTTGAGATATTTTCTTGATCATTCTTGAGACTTCATCTTCACGAATTGGTCTAAAAAGTTGCACTTTCTTGAGACTGAACAAATGAACGGTACAAACTTTCCGTACTTCTCTCCAGTAGTCATTGTAAGGTGCAAATCCAATATCATGACCATTGTAAGATACTTTTTGTTGGCCAACAAAAGAGGGTCTACTACAAAATACTAAATCTTGTACTTTTGTTACCTCTTTCGCTAATTTTGCTGAAGAAACTACTACCATAGTAACAGATCCAATTTTCAGTGAgaatatttttccatatttttgtgAAAGTTTCCAAAAATAAAGACAGGGTTTTGAACTATCAAATTGATACAAATTTCCAATAAAAGGTAGCCTAAAAGGACCTGGTGGCTGCAGATtgttttgtgaagaagaaaaacgAGAATAACAAGAAGAGATACTGAGAATAGAAAGAACATCATTTTGCTATCCACAACTGCACAAAATACTAGTCACTTGAATGtcttcttatatataaatgaatcttgggtagaccatattaagaatataaataagtgATCGAAATGTACAAATGCTcggttttgggaccaccatttaaGTTGTAATcaaagtaaatttttttaaaaaaaataattatactactacctttgaaaataactttacatgtagCGATCTGTATTTGAAGTTGTaaaaattaagtgtcaacaaGAATGACATGACTTCAGCCACATATTACCGAGGTGTTCAGGCATTTTTTACATCTACTTCAGTCATATATAGTCGAAGTGTTCAGTGTCTGATGTTTGGCCTAATCATCCTAAAACTTCAGAATTTTTTATCTGGAATTGGCATGTATTTACTGGAagtcctttattttttattttttaattaattttttaatccaTATTGGAAGCTGATTTAAGaaaatttattgatttaattaatttGTTTAACAATTTccgaaaaaattatatatatgaagtTTTGCTTCGGCTTAGAATTCACTCGCGATACCTTTAACGAGTGAAGTTTGATTTTGACCTGATATTTCACTCATGGtgcctttattttatattatttcaatcATAAGTATCTcaattaaattaatctttttcagttcaaaattaactcaaaaatataatgaaattccGGATATTTACAATATTATAATAAGTTATAGAATCTCTATTAATCAAATACCGAGCAAAgcatttaatgaattaaaaaaaaaaaaaaaaaaaaaagagcaaagcATTTAaagcaaaagaagagaaaaaacaaTTTTATCCGACGTCCACCTAAATCGCTTAATAATTAAACATTCGGAAAAGACTCaaaaaaatacccctaaactatctgaaatagctcaaaaatacctctcatTAGATTTTTCActtaaaaatacccctccattaaatatttggctcaaaaatacctctctcTATAACGGaattcgaaaaaggatcaaaaatacccctgaactatctgaaatgggtaaAAAATAGCCCtgtgttaaatatttggctaaaaaatatccctccccttaacgaaattaaattatttggattGGATTAAAatctaactttaactttttaaccctaatactttaatttttttacataaaagtatttttttaattttaaaaataagataatgaaaaaaagtatttgaattataatataaattggttgaatttgatttgaaaaataagcacacatttattctaaaaaggtattttcacttacatcttttaaatctttaatgaaattaacaaaatacaaattaatgaaattaatgaaatataaattttcacttacaGAAATTagcgaaatataaattaaatgatgaactttatataaattaatgaaataataaaaataatttaatttcgttaaatacccctttgttaaatatttggctcaaaactacccctccccttaacgaaattagattatttcgattgaattaaaccctaactttaaattattaatcctaatactttaattttttttacataaaagtatttttttaattttaaaataagataatgaaaaaaagtatttgaattataatataaattggttgaatttgatttaaaaaataaacatacatttattctaaaaaggtattttcactttacatctttttaatctttaaagaaattaacgaaattaatgaaatataaattttcactcaaagaaattaatgaaataaaaattaaatgatgaactttatagaaattaatgaaataatcgaaataatttaatttcgttaaatatctctctgttaaatatttggctcaaaaatacccccctaatgaaattaaactatttcgattgaattaaaacCTAACTTTAACATTTTAAtcataatactttaatttttttacataaaagtatctttttaattttaaaataaaataataaaaatatttgaattataatataaattggttgaatttgatttaaaaaataaacatacatttattctaaaaaggtattttcactttacatctttttaatctttaaagaaattaacgaaattaacgaaatataaattttcacttaaataaattaccaaaatataaattaaatgatgaactttatataaattaacgaaataatcaaaataatttaatttcattaaatacccctttgttaaatatttggctcaaaaatacccctccccttaacgaaattaaattatttggattGAATTAAAATCTAACTTTAACTTtctaaccctaatactttaatttttatacataaaagtattttttaaattttaaaaataagataatgaaaaaaagtatttgaattataatataaattggttgaatttgatttgaaaaataagcacacatttattctaaaaaggtattttcacttacatcttttaaatctttaatgaaattaacaaaatataaattaacgaaattaatgaaatataaattttcacttaaagaaattagcgaaatataaattaaatgatgaactttatataaattaacgaaataataaaaataatttaattttgttaaatacccctttgttaaatatttgactcaaaNNNNNNNNNNNNNNNNNNNNNNNNNNNNNNNNNNNNNNNNNNNNNNNNNNNNNNNNNNNNNNNNNNNNNNNNNNNNNNNNNNNNNNNNNNNNNNNNNNNNNNNNNNNNNNNNNNNNNNNNNNNNNNNNNNNNNNNNNNNNNNNNNNNNNNNNNNNNNNNNNNNNNNNNNNNNNNNNNNNNNNNNNNNNNNNNNNNNNNNNNNNNNNNNNNNNNNNNNNNNNNNNNNNNNNNNNNNNNNNNNNNNNNNNNNNNNNNNNNNNNNNNNNNNNNNNNNNNNNNNNNNNNNNNNNNNNNNNNNNNNNNNNNNNNNNNNNNNNNNNNNNNNNNNNNNNNNNNNNNNNNNNNNNNNNNNNNNNNNNNNNNNNNNNNNNNNNNNNNNNNNNNNNNNNNNNNNNNNNNNNNNNNNNNNNNNNNNNNNNNNNNNNNNNNNNNNNNNNNNNNNNNNNNNNNNNNNNNNNNNNNNNNNNNNNNNNNNNNNNNNNNNNNNNNNNNNNNNNNNNNNNNNNNNNNNNNNNNNNNNNNNNNNNNNNNNNNNNNNNNNNNNNNNNNNNNNNNNNNNNNNNNNNNNNNNNNNNNNNNNNNNNNNNNNNNNNNNNNNNNNNNNNNNNNNNNNNNNNNNNNNNNNNNNNNNNNNNNNNNNNNNNNNNNNNNNNNNNNNNNNNNNNNNNNNNNNNNNNNNNNNNNNNNNNNNNNNNNNNNNNNNNNNNNNNNNNNNNNNNNNNNNNNNNNNNNNNNNNNNNNNNNNNNNNNNNNNNNNNNNNNNNNNNNNNNNNNNNNNNNNNNNNNNNNNNNNNNNNNNNNNNNNNNNNNNNNNNNNNNNNNNNNNNNNNNNNNNNNNNNNNNNNNNNNNNNNNNNNNNNNNNNNNNNNNNNNNNNNNNNNNNNNNNNNNNNNNNNNNNNNNNNNNNNNNNNNNNNNNNNNNNNNNNNNNNNNNNNNNNNNNNNNNNNNNNNNNNNNNNNNNNNNNNNNNNNNNNNNNNNNNNNNNNNNNNNNNNNNNNNNNNNNNNNNNNNNNNNNNNNNNNNNNNNNNNNNNNNNNNNNNNNNNNNNNNNNNNNNNNNNNNNNNNNNNNNNNNNNNNNNNNNNNNNNNNNNNNNNNNNNNNNNNNNNNNNNNNNNNNNNNNNNNNNNNNNNNNNNNNNNNNNNNNNNNNNNNNNNNNNNNNNNNNNNNNNNNNNNNNNNNNNNNNNNNNNNNNNNNNNNNNNNNNNNNNNNNNNNNNNNNNNNNNNNNNNNNNNNNNNNNNNNNNNNNNNNNNNNNNNNNNNNNNNNNNNNNNNNNNNNNNNNNNNNNNNNNNNNNNNNNNNNNNNNNNNNNNNNNNNNNNNNNNNNNNNNNNNNNNNNNNNNNNNNNNNNNNNNNNNNNNNNNNNNNNNNNNNNNNNNNNNNNNNNNNNNNNNNNNNNNNNNNNNNNNNNNNNNNNNNNNNNNNNNNNNNNNNNNNNNNNNNNNNNNNNNNNNNNNNNNNNNNNNNNNNNNNNNNNNNNNNNNNNNNNNNNNNNNNNNNNNNNNNNNNNNNNNNNNNNNNNNNNNNNNNNNNNNNNNNNNNNNNNNNNNNNNNNNNNNNNNNNNNNNNNNNNNNNNNNNNNNNNNNNNNNNNNNNNNNNNNNNNNNNNNNNNNNNNNNNNNNNNNNNNNNNNNNNNNNNNNNNNNNNNNNNNNNNNNNNNNNNNNNNNNNNNNNNNNNNNNNNNNNNNNNNNNNNNNNNNNNNNNNNNNNNNNNNNNNNNNNNNNNNNNNNNNNNNNNNNNNNNNNNNNNNNNNNNNNNNNNNNNNNNNNNNNNNNNNNNNNNNNNNNNNNNNNNNNNNNNNNNNNNNNNNNNNNNNNNNNNNNNNNNNNNNNNNNNNNNNNNNNNNNNNNNNNNNNNNNNNNNNNNNNNNNNNNNNNNNNNNNNNNNNNNNNNNNNNNNNNNNNNNNNNNNNNNNNNNNNNNNNNNNNNNNNNNNNNNNNNNNNNNNNNNNNNNNNNNNNNNNNNNNNNNNNNNNNNNNNNNNNNNNNNNNNNNNNNNNNNNNNNNNNNNNNNNNNNNNNNNNNNNNNNNNNNNNNNNNNNNNNNNNNNNNNNNNNNNNNNNNNNNNNNNNNNNNNNNNNNNNNNNNNNNNNNNNNNNNNNNNNNNNNNNNNNNNNNNNNNNNNNNNNNNNNNNNNNNNNNNNNNNNNNNNNNNNNNNNNNNNNNNNNNNNNNNNNNNNNNNNNNNNNNNNNNNNNNNNNNNNNNNNNNNNNNNNNNNNNNNNNNNNNNNNNNNNNNNNNNNNNNNNNNNNNNNNNNNNNNNNNNNNNNNNNNNNNNNNNNNNNNNNNNNNNNNNNNNNNNNNNNNNNNNNNNNNNNNNNNNNNNNNNNNNNNNNNNNNNNNNNNNNNNNNNNNNNNNNNNNNNNNNNNNNNNNNNNNNNNNNNNNNNNNNNNNNNNNNNNNNNNNNNNNNNNNNNNNNNNNNNNNNNNNNNNNNNNNNNNNNNNNNNNNNNNNNNNNNNNNNNNNNNNNNNNNNNNNNNNNNNNNNNNNNNNNNNNNNNNNNNNNNNNNNNNNNNNNNNNNNNNNNNNNNNNNNNNNNNNNNNNNNNNNNNNNNNNNNNNNNNNNNNNNNNNNNNNNNNNNNNNNNNNNNNNNNNNNNNNNNNNNNNNNNNNNNNNNNNNNNNNNNNNNNNNNNNNNNNNNNNNNNNNNNNNNNNNNNNNNNNNNNNNNNNNNNNNNNNNNNNNNNNNNNNNNNNNNNNNNNNNNNNNNNNNNNNNNNNNNNNNNNNNNNNNNNNNNNNNNNNNNNNNNNNNNNNNNNNNNNNNNNNNNNNNNNNNNNNNNNNNNNNNNNNNNNNNNNNNNNNNNNNNNNNNNNNNNNNNNNNNNNNNNNNNNNNNNNNNNNNNNNNNNNNNNNNNNNNNNNNNNNNNNNNNNNNNNNNNNNNNNNNNNNNNNNNNNNNNNNNNNNNNNNNNNNNNNNNNNNNNNNNNNNNNNNNNNNNNNNNNNNNNNNNNNNNNNNNNNNNNNNNNNNNNNNNNNNNNNNNNNNNNNNNNNNNtattttatttctattttcaagattaataattttatttaatacaatgaataagtttttatattttgatgcagCTATGTACTGATTTTTCATAACGAACATTGCAAGTGGGTCATGAAGGCGTCTTGTATGAATAAATCAGAATTATTTTtgattaaaacatttattttggAGCATAGTTGCAGTCTTAGGGACCGAGTGCTGAATAATGTGGTTGCGACAAGTaattttgtgagtgaatttacTGCTCCAAAATTAATCAATCACAAAAGAATGCACACCCCCGCAAACATTATCGAAGAGATGAAGGTTGTTTACGAAGTCGACATTAAATACATGAAAGCATGGCGCGCAAAAGAGAACGTGATTACGATGCTTAGAGGTGGACTAGCAGATGGATATGgaaaaatgccccgttatatCTATATGCTGAACCAAGTGTATCCACAATCGCATATTCGGATGTATAAGGAAGTAGATAacgagtttaaatacttgtttattgcatTGTGTTCGGTGATTaggggttttgattttgtagaccTGTTGTAGTTGTTGACGGGGCACATTTAAGCGGTCCATATGAAGGAACATTTGTATCGGCAAGCACATTAGATGGTGCAGGTACTGTGCGTTCATGTttttttgtactctttttttttatttactatatATTATATTAGCTTATACATTGATGTTTTATTTATAATGAATCATAAAGATGCTAAAATTCGCACCTTTATAgttgacttatttttttttaacaatgattgacttgtttaatttatttttaggttttattctGCCATTAGCGTATGGTGTTGTTGATTCGGAGAATGACAAcgcatgaatttattttttttaacagtTTAGAGAGGCATTTGGTGAAAGAGACAACATGTGTGTTGTTTCAGACAGAAATAAAAGTATCATAAAAGGTGTAAGCATTGTTTATCCTAATGTCCCTCATCTAGCTTGTATATggcatttataaaaaaaatgtttgCACCCACTTTAGGAAAAGCAAAGATAGAATTAGTGACCTTTATTATTCCATGGCTAAATCTTataaaaaagaagattttgaaatattatgTCTAAGGTTGCTAAGGTTGATCAACGAGTTAAGGAATATCTAGAGGAAGCTGGGTATGAAAAATAGGCTCAGTGTCACTCTCCTGTAAATAGAGGTAgaatgatgacttcaaatatagCCGAATGTATTAATGGTTGTTTGGTTGAGGCTAGAAACTTCCTATTCTAGGTTTCCTAGAAGAAGTTAGAATCTTATTTGCTGCATGGAATTGTAAGAACAACGAAATTGCATCGTACACCAATACAACTCTTGGCAGAATATTTGaagaaattctaactcataatgGTGTTAAAGCTTTGAGGATGACGGTATGTATTAGAATAATTATGGAATAGAAACTTTGTTTTACATTTAGTGTATATTAATATTTTCCCATCTGAAACATATTATGTTTTTTGGTAACAGGTTAAGCCAGTAGGGAGttatctttattgtgtttatgattCGGGCTGGGGGTACATTATAGATTGAGCGTGGCACGTGCAATTGTGGCCgatatcaaattgatgaaataccGTGTCCACATGAAATTGCcgtattaaaaagtaaaaatgtgGATGTAAAGGATTATGGTCATTATTGCTCTGAATTGTACAGGTCACAAACCATAGTGAAGACATATGAACTCCCTATAGTTTCAATGCCAGACAAGAAAGATTGGAGTGTTCCAGGttttgttgatgatgaagaaATTTTGCCGCCCAAATATCGAAGACCTCCTAGTAGGCCAAAAAAAGAAAGGCATCTGAAATCAAGTGAATCATTGTCTTCAAATTCAAACCGCTGCGGAAAATGCGGATGAGCCGATCACAACCGTAGGACTTGCGGTTTCTTTCCACAGGAATCATGATGAAGATAATGCGTTTTCCTACTTGCTGATGGTTTGTTTGGTTTTAGTAGTATAATCATGTTAATTAGATTTTTTTGGAATGCTGGAACAATTAATAATAAGATTTTTGGTTGTTATTTTAGTTTCACTTgttcaattaatatttaatagttgCAGAacattttgtgtaattttttgtttatcatatttcttaaatatatCACTGTAATTTACAACTGATTGATATATGCATTATGTAACCTGGAAAATATAACAGTcacttaaaaaattattgaaacatAATCTATATGAACTGTTATACGTTAGTAGTTACTGTGTGAGAAATGTATGATTTAGCGTTATACTTTGTGTTGGTGTATAGTTTACAGGAAAAAATGTCATTTCAATGACACTAAATGATTAAACATTATacgtttattttatttttttttgttaagttaTGAATGTATAATTTAGATTATACATTTGTATCATTGTATGAAATTGTTTAATACTTTAAATAAGTGATTTTGGTAAACTatgtttgtaaattttttttaagaaaatataaagtgtgacaacATGTATTATGTTATGTGTTACATATATGTAACGTACTAATTATTACTGCAATGTCGTTTTAACTTATAACAAAATTTACGTtatagtaaaaatattatgtGTTCAAAAGCAATGTGagtgtgtttttatttttatttatacacgTCATAAAAAAAAAGGCAAACTTAATATCGACCAAGAAAAAGTTTATATCATTACAGTATTGTGTTAGAAATTGCAAATCAGttgtttaaaaaagaagaagacatCCATAAAATGTTCATTAACATTAAGAAAGTAATCCTGGAAATGTGTGACATtaacaactaaaataagaaatagttCTTTCAATGCCAACAATTAGAAAACAttgctactctaaagtaacaattaCACTTGCTTCAATTTCTTCGATTACACTTTTCTTTGGTCGAGGCGGATCTCCATTATCACTTGTGTACCCTTCATTTGCCTTTTTCACTTCGTAATGCCACAGTAAGGAAGCATAGCATGCAGGTTGACTGCAACATCAAACCCACATGAATTAACTTGTAGTCCTTCGCTTAATATCTCTGCATAGGCACACACAAATACGCCACAATCCctgatttcaaaaataaaaatgaaataataatcagtaaatcaattaaaatattattatacatgaaaaataaaatgtaatttacttacaaactaTCAGACGATTGTTGTGGGATATTTTGCACATAATCAACATCAAATGGAATTTCATTTACAAGACCAGTTTGCTGAGTAATCTTCCCTTTGTACTCTTCAAGTGATGGCCAGTTAGTTCGTTCGGTCTTATCATAAAAATCATTTTCTGACAAGTAAGTACGAAGCATAACtacaagcttttgtattttaatatgaggttcttttttccttttacttgTCAGTGAGTCATACACACGTATCAATCTTTTCTTCAAGACAATCACAGCCAATACCCAATGAAATTCTTTACCGCAGTTAATTGGAACATATACCTCATCAATCATATACCATGGTAATCCAGCAGGCATACAAAATCCATGAATTATATTAGTAATAGAATCTCCATTCTTAGCCACCACAATTGATTCTACATAGTCTTGTTGCGTCGATAGCTCAACTGTCGGTTTCGCTGGATAATAACGAGTATGTGTCTTCTCAACATATGATTTAAAGAAGCAGCTTGTAGTCGTATATCTATAGTTATCACCCAACTGaatctttgatttctttctcaagtggtAGAAAATCACATCTAAATACTACAAGTGAAAACAGGGTAAAATAATAAAAGTGATTGAAAGAAATCTGTAGCTTCGAGCTTACTTGTCGATTAGATGTATGATATACAGATATGTTGTAATTTCATGTTATTATACATGACATGCTGGTAAATGTTGAACAGTTGATAATGGAAAATACTGTATGTATGATATGTTATTATACATTGGCTAATATGTATGATTTGTTATTATACATTGGTTTACATGTATGATATGTTATGGTGTTGTAGAACATTAAGTTTCAGCAAAATAACTTATGACATGGATAATATTTAGAATAAGTTACCTCATCGTTCCAGCATGTCTTGCGTTCGTACATCAAGTAAAATCAATTCTTGAACTGTGGGAATGCAACGAAAAAGTCCAGTTGACTGTAACCTAACCCAAAAACATTTACT is a genomic window containing:
- the LOC107879377 gene encoding uncharacterized protein LOC107879377, coding for MKVVYEVDIKYMKAWRAKENVITMLRGGLADGYGKMPRYIYMLNQVPVVVVDGAHLSGPYEGTFVSASTLDGAGFLEEVRILFAAWNCKNNEIASYTNTTLGRIFEEILTHNGVKALRMTVKPVGSYLYCVYDSGWGSQTIVKTYELPIVSMPDKKDWSVPGFVDDEEILPPKYRRPPSRPKKERHLKSSESLSSNSNRCGKCG